The following proteins come from a genomic window of Ornithinimicrobium cryptoxanthini:
- a CDS encoding aminotransferase class IV, which yields MSADRIRVWVDGQRVDEGPAIAALDHGVTVGDGVFETAKIIDGQVFARTRHHDRMDRSLAGLGLGTLDRERVDEGIEAVLQDEMIEFGRLRYTITGGVGPLGSDRLDSPMTYIVTAGDQPRPTPATTVGVVPWIRNERAATVGLKTTSYAENVVALAAAKKLGGTEAIFANGAGDLCEGTGSNIFVVRDGVIFTPPLESGPLAGITRALTIEWCREEGLEVREEALPLSVLGEVDEAFLTSSTRDVQAIAAVRVVGAQQTLAGELPAADLSDRHLGDLPGPVTARAAEIFARLGRERLDP from the coding sequence ATGAGTGCAGACCGGATCAGGGTGTGGGTTGATGGCCAGCGGGTCGACGAGGGGCCGGCGATCGCGGCGCTCGATCACGGGGTGACGGTCGGCGACGGAGTCTTCGAGACGGCCAAGATCATCGACGGCCAGGTGTTCGCGCGCACCCGCCACCACGACCGGATGGACCGCTCGCTGGCCGGGCTGGGCCTCGGGACTTTGGACCGGGAGCGGGTTGACGAAGGCATCGAGGCCGTGCTGCAGGACGAGATGATCGAGTTCGGACGGCTGCGCTACACCATCACCGGGGGAGTGGGTCCGCTGGGCTCGGACCGGCTCGACTCCCCGATGACCTACATCGTCACGGCGGGGGACCAGCCGCGGCCGACGCCCGCAACCACCGTGGGGGTGGTCCCCTGGATCCGCAACGAGCGGGCCGCGACGGTGGGCCTGAAGACGACGTCGTATGCCGAGAACGTGGTTGCTCTTGCTGCCGCCAAGAAGCTGGGAGGCACCGAGGCGATCTTCGCCAACGGCGCTGGTGACCTGTGTGAGGGCACGGGGTCAAACATTTTTGTCGTGCGCGACGGGGTCATCTTCACCCCGCCACTGGAGTCCGGTCCCCTGGCAGGGATCACTCGGGCCCTGACGATCGAGTGGTGCCGTGAGGAGGGTCTGGAGGTCCGTGAGGAGGCGCTGCCGCTGTCGGTGCTCGGCGAGGTCGATGAGGCCTTCCTGACCTCCAGCACCCGCGACGTGCAGGCGATCGCTGCAGTCCGGGTCGTCGGCGCGCAGCAGACGCTGGCGGGGGAGCTCCCGGCTGCGGACCTGTCGGATCGTCACCTCGGTGACCTTCCCGGGCCGGTCACCGCCAGGGCAGCTGAAATCTTCGCCCGCCTCGGCAGGGAGCGCCTAGACCCCTGA
- a CDS encoding helix-turn-helix domain-containing protein translates to MSERTSTPLMPRELWTAPQLADYLGKPLKYVYRLTHERRIDHYVIGRELRFDPEHVRSFLDEAHYAVHVSDETAEQAPETATVLPRIGRPRGHRNDRHVT, encoded by the coding sequence ATGAGCGAGCGGACCTCCACCCCACTGATGCCGCGCGAGTTGTGGACCGCGCCCCAGCTTGCCGACTACCTCGGCAAGCCGCTCAAGTACGTCTACAGGCTCACCCACGAGCGACGCATCGACCACTACGTCATCGGTCGCGAACTGCGCTTCGACCCGGAGCACGTCCGGTCGTTCCTGGATGAAGCCCACTACGCGGTGCATGTCAGTGACGAAACTGCCGAGCAGGCCCCCGAAACCGCCACAGTCCTTCCGCGCATCGGACGCCCCAGGGGTCACCGAAATGATCGGCATGTGACATGA
- a CDS encoding tyrosine-type recombinase/integrase, with protein sequence MTFTSWWERWMEPRDLLPSTRKGYESLARNHILPAVGDLRLCDIRPSHLVRMHADMLQKKGLSDSHAGKALEQVGACLQDAVVEGILASNPHAIMPRRKRRSAGTQKDQYALTVSELIALERAMDAHWAVLVPFIAETGLRIGEVSALTVGDVDLDNGRVSVTKSRKKTGELGPPKSRAGYRTVPTLTSTTTERLRMKITDQTLTKQSPLFAGKRGGILNQDNFRGREWADAVTKAGLDKLADGRPAPTPHTLRHTAITMWMQRAHLSPYQAARLAGHETSVVTESIYSHLNPGELGFVRDAMEGWGRAKLRAVSDD encoded by the coding sequence ATGACGTTCACCTCGTGGTGGGAGCGGTGGATGGAGCCTCGCGACCTGTTGCCCTCAACCAGGAAGGGCTACGAGTCCCTGGCTCGCAACCACATCTTGCCTGCTGTGGGTGATCTGCGGCTGTGCGACATCAGGCCCTCGCACTTGGTACGGATGCACGCCGACATGCTCCAGAAGAAGGGCTTGTCTGACAGCCACGCCGGCAAAGCGCTAGAACAGGTGGGAGCCTGCCTGCAAGACGCTGTGGTCGAAGGGATACTCGCCAGCAACCCGCACGCGATCATGCCGCGTCGAAAGCGTCGGAGCGCAGGGACGCAGAAGGATCAGTACGCACTGACGGTCTCGGAATTGATCGCTCTCGAGCGGGCGATGGATGCGCACTGGGCCGTCCTGGTGCCGTTCATCGCAGAGACCGGCCTGCGCATTGGTGAGGTCTCCGCCCTGACCGTCGGGGACGTCGACCTGGACAACGGACGGGTGAGCGTGACCAAGTCCCGCAAAAAGACCGGCGAACTGGGCCCACCCAAGTCGAGGGCCGGCTACCGGACGGTGCCGACCCTGACGAGCACCACGACAGAACGGTTGCGGATGAAGATCACGGACCAGACCCTAACCAAGCAGTCACCATTATTCGCCGGCAAACGTGGAGGAATCCTCAACCAGGACAACTTCCGCGGCAGGGAGTGGGCTGACGCCGTAACCAAGGCCGGTCTAGACAAGCTGGCTGACGGACGACCCGCACCGACACCCCACACGCTGCGTCACACGGCCATCACCATGTGGATGCAACGGGCCCACCTGTCCCCGTACCAGGCAGCCCGGCTCGCGGGACACGAGACCAGCGTCGTCACCGAGTCCATCTACTCTCACCTGAATCCCGGCGAGCTCGGGTTCGTCAGAGACGCGATGGAAGGGTGGGGAAGGGCAAAGCTGCGGGCAGTCAGTGATGACTGA
- a CDS encoding IS110 family transposase yields MITQAGHRVMMVEPAAFKAARPPWGSAGAKSDSADAFMLADYARTDNHRLRRVEPVAQPTRELAALVRARTALVQARAGASNQLWAILAEHWPGAALIFQKLTSPIALAFLADYPAPQSARHLGEGRMRQFCHRHSYRGGESPAELVQRLRAAPVSASAIAPSVLTVIVGASIIHIRMLNGQIVVLEQQIATALAAHPKTSLLQTLPRTATVSLARLIAEIGPLLERCDNPEQVAALCSAAPVTKASGKSRTVGFRYTANKQARVAITSFADNSRHSSAGASDCYRRARAHVEPAIRTRSGSWPGAASVSSGPAGPPTPCTTRIATAASNDSASRLPRSLKRRLPELVYRTGPDPIASTHLSLPVLKFGDPSDSMLAAGWGSPGSSRPHATP; encoded by the coding sequence TTGATCACTCAGGCCGGGCACCGCGTGATGATGGTCGAGCCAGCCGCGTTCAAGGCAGCCCGCCCCCCATGGGGGTCGGCCGGAGCCAAGTCCGACAGCGCTGATGCGTTCATGCTCGCCGACTACGCCCGCACCGACAACCACCGTCTGCGCCGAGTGGAGCCGGTGGCGCAGCCCACACGTGAACTGGCCGCACTCGTGCGGGCCCGGACCGCTCTGGTGCAGGCACGCGCGGGGGCATCCAACCAGCTGTGGGCCATCCTGGCTGAACACTGGCCCGGAGCCGCGCTCATCTTCCAGAAGCTCACCTCACCGATCGCGTTGGCGTTCCTGGCCGACTATCCGGCACCGCAGTCAGCGCGACACCTCGGCGAGGGCAGGATGCGTCAGTTCTGCCACCGTCACAGCTACCGCGGTGGCGAGTCCCCAGCCGAACTGGTCCAGCGACTGCGCGCCGCGCCGGTTAGCGCCTCCGCCATCGCACCGAGCGTGCTTACGGTCATCGTCGGCGCCTCTATCATCCACATCAGGATGCTGAACGGCCAGATCGTCGTGCTGGAACAGCAGATCGCCACCGCCCTAGCGGCACACCCCAAAACCTCACTGCTGCAGACGTTGCCGCGGACTGCCACGGTCAGCCTGGCGCGTCTCATCGCGGAGATCGGGCCTCTGCTCGAACGCTGTGACAACCCCGAGCAAGTCGCCGCCCTCTGCAGTGCAGCACCGGTCACCAAGGCCTCGGGAAAGTCCCGCACTGTCGGGTTCCGCTACACCGCCAACAAGCAGGCACGGGTGGCAATCACCAGTTTCGCCGACAACTCCCGCCACTCCTCGGCCGGGGCCAGCGACTGCTACCGACGCGCGCGGGCACACGTGGAGCCCGCCATCCGCACGCGGTCCGGATCCTGGCCCGGGGCTGCGTCCGTGTCATCTGGGCCTGCTGGACCACCGACACCGTGTACGACCCGCATCGCCACAGCGGCAAGCAATGACTCAGCATCACGACTGCCTAGATCGCTCAAACGACGCCTGCCCGAGCTCGTCTACAGAACGGGGCCTGACCCCATCGCGTCCACCCACCTTTCCCTTCCGGTACTCAAGTTTGGGGACCCGTCGGACAGTATGTTGGCCGCAGGCTGGGGGTCCCCTGGGTCGAGCCGACCCCACGCGACGCCGTAG
- a CDS encoding SAF domain-containing protein: MWIYLLSSEAVEAVAVRETVMRGAMIEAGDLVTVRVNPDPALQLAPGEQMDSFVGQRAARDLSAGSLVTREAVTEQVMPAGGLSMVGLALTPALMPGEALLVGDSVRIVATPGQGGDPADFEAAGTLFPAEVVGVSRSSVDYAAETVVSVLVPQGQAAQIVQWASAGRVALVLDSRETN, from the coding sequence GTGTGGATCTACCTGTTGAGCAGCGAGGCCGTGGAGGCCGTCGCGGTGCGGGAGACGGTCATGCGGGGCGCGATGATCGAGGCGGGCGACCTGGTGACGGTCCGGGTGAACCCGGACCCTGCTCTGCAGCTCGCGCCGGGGGAGCAGATGGACTCGTTCGTGGGCCAGCGAGCAGCCCGGGATCTGAGTGCCGGCAGTCTGGTCACGCGGGAGGCGGTCACCGAGCAGGTGATGCCAGCTGGTGGGCTTTCGATGGTGGGGTTGGCGTTGACCCCGGCGCTGATGCCGGGGGAGGCGCTGCTGGTGGGGGACTCGGTGCGGATCGTGGCCACGCCCGGTCAGGGGGGTGACCCGGCAGATTTTGAGGCCGCGGGCACGTTGTTCCCGGCCGAGGTGGTGGGTGTGAGCCGTTCGTCGGTGGACTACGCGGCTGAGACGGTTGTCTCGGTTCTGGTGCCGCAGGGTCAGGCGGCGCAGATCGTGCAGTGGGCCTCGGCGGGGCGGGTCGCCCTGGTGCTGGACAGCAGGGAGACGAACTGA
- a CDS encoding CpaF family protein, which yields MSVEEFEVQPDSAASTDPASLPIFGTPTDTGAGTTSTSASRPGRRRGGFMLDQAGTEREEAPRASTGNVVALPPRMAQWAKPVESWAVEEGLDWDLVASVRQQAADRLSQEDSGGTESRVTERERGRAIILELLAREAKERLRAGESAWPADLADRLARAVFDAVFGLGRLQPLVDDPQIENIMIFGHDQVTVELTGGRQVAAPPVADSDEELVDFLAFVASRSEVNARSFSPAHPALHMRLDGGARLAAQAWVTPRPQVVIRRHRLTQIALVDLVGLGALSPVAASFLAAVVRSGRSIVVSGAQGAGKTTMVRALCDEIGRHEVIGTFETEYELHLHEMRTKHPHVFAFEARPGSGEVGPDGRRRAGEYTLDQALHDSFRMNLNRQIVGEVRGPEAAAMLKAMQSGSGSISTTHAAHALGAVEKLVTCVMESGSHATHDYALRAVASGINVIVHVDKQTKTTPDGQAQVSRFVSEIITLSLGEQQSGYATTHVFKTAPGATTATAYVLPDEYRDLSRHGFDLDAFTQEQQGRRT from the coding sequence GTGAGCGTGGAGGAGTTCGAGGTGCAGCCCGACTCTGCGGCGAGCACGGACCCGGCCAGTCTGCCGATCTTCGGCACCCCCACTGACACTGGTGCAGGTACGACGTCGACGTCGGCATCGCGCCCTGGTCGCCGCCGTGGTGGGTTCATGTTGGATCAGGCCGGGACGGAGCGTGAAGAGGCACCGCGCGCCTCCACGGGCAACGTCGTGGCCCTGCCGCCGAGGATGGCGCAGTGGGCCAAGCCGGTCGAGTCCTGGGCGGTAGAAGAGGGTCTGGACTGGGACTTGGTGGCCAGCGTGCGTCAGCAGGCCGCGGACCGGCTCAGCCAGGAAGACTCCGGCGGCACCGAAAGCCGCGTAACTGAACGGGAGCGTGGTCGGGCGATCATCTTGGAGCTGTTGGCGCGGGAGGCCAAGGAACGGTTGCGGGCGGGGGAGAGCGCTTGGCCTGCGGACTTGGCGGACCGGTTGGCGCGGGCAGTGTTCGACGCGGTGTTTGGGCTGGGCAGGCTGCAGCCGTTGGTCGATGATCCGCAGATCGAGAACATCATGATTTTCGGGCACGACCAGGTCACGGTCGAGCTGACCGGGGGCCGACAGGTGGCCGCACCGCCGGTGGCTGACTCAGATGAGGAGCTGGTGGACTTCCTGGCGTTCGTCGCCTCCCGCTCGGAGGTCAACGCCCGTTCGTTCTCACCGGCACACCCGGCGCTACACATGCGCTTGGACGGCGGGGCCCGGTTGGCCGCCCAAGCCTGGGTCACGCCGCGCCCGCAGGTCGTCATCCGGCGCCACCGGTTGACGCAGATCGCCCTGGTTGACCTGGTGGGTTTGGGTGCGTTGTCACCGGTCGCGGCGAGCTTCCTGGCGGCCGTGGTGCGCAGCGGACGCTCGATCGTGGTCTCCGGCGCCCAGGGTGCGGGGAAAACCACGATGGTGCGGGCCTTGTGCGATGAGATCGGCAGGCACGAGGTCATCGGCACGTTCGAGACCGAGTACGAGCTGCACTTGCACGAGATGCGTACCAAGCACCCGCACGTCTTCGCGTTCGAGGCCCGGCCCGGGTCCGGTGAGGTCGGCCCTGATGGCCGTCGTCGTGCTGGTGAGTACACCTTGGACCAGGCGCTGCACGACAGCTTCCGGATGAACCTGAACCGTCAGATCGTCGGTGAGGTCCGCGGCCCGGAGGCGGCCGCGATGCTCAAGGCGATGCAGTCGGGGTCGGGGTCGATCTCGACCACACACGCCGCGCACGCGCTCGGCGCGGTGGAGAAGCTGGTGACGTGCGTGATGGAGTCCGGTAGCCACGCCACCCACGACTACGCGCTGCGTGCAGTCGCCTCGGGCATCAACGTCATCGTGCACGTCGACAAGCAAACGAAGACCACGCCGGACGGGCAGGCGCAGGTGTCACGGTTCGTCTCCGAGATCATCACCCTCAGCTTGGGCGAGCAGCAGAGCGGCTACGCGACCACACACGTGTTCAAGACCGCACCGGGAGCAACGACCGCCACCGCCTACGTGCTGCCCGATGAGTACCGGGACCTGAGCAGGCATGGCTTCGACCTGGACGCCTTCACCCAGGAGCAGCAGGGGAGGCGCACATGA
- a CDS encoding type II secretion system F family protein gives MSTLIVAVAGALVAGGALMTVLGLARRPVAPATPARSRRAGRFHLDRAGRVRALIGLGIGALIAVLTGWLIALIVTPLALVGIPVLLAAPPAEREIDRIEAMEEWVRTLAGSLGAGVGLEQALIRSLRSTPDPIRAEVTRLTSRLRARWRTEDALRAFADDLDDATGDLIASNLLLGANRRGGGLATVLEGLAESVGQDVHNRREIEADRSKPRSNARIITLITLVVLGGLAVSGDYITPYGTPLGQVLLATYLGLYVAMLAWLRKMAQGRAMPRFVGASVREQVS, from the coding sequence ATGAGCACCCTGATTGTCGCGGTCGCCGGCGCCCTGGTCGCTGGCGGGGCCTTGATGACGGTGCTGGGCCTCGCGCGCCGACCGGTGGCACCCGCCACGCCTGCCCGGTCGCGCCGGGCGGGGCGCTTCCACCTGGACCGAGCGGGCAGGGTCAGGGCCCTGATCGGCCTGGGCATCGGTGCACTGATCGCCGTGCTGACCGGATGGTTGATCGCGCTGATCGTCACGCCGCTGGCACTGGTCGGTATCCCGGTCCTGCTCGCCGCGCCACCGGCCGAGCGCGAGATCGACCGGATCGAGGCGATGGAGGAGTGGGTGCGCACGTTGGCCGGCTCCCTGGGTGCTGGCGTCGGTCTGGAGCAGGCGCTGATTCGTTCGCTGCGCTCCACCCCCGACCCCATCCGGGCTGAGGTCACCCGGTTGACCAGCCGCCTGCGTGCACGGTGGCGGACCGAGGACGCGCTACGGGCCTTCGCCGATGACCTGGACGACGCCACCGGTGACCTGATCGCCTCCAACCTGCTGTTGGGCGCCAACCGCCGTGGCGGCGGGCTGGCCACGGTCTTGGAAGGGCTTGCCGAGTCAGTGGGCCAGGACGTGCACAACCGCCGCGAGATTGAGGCTGACCGGTCCAAGCCGCGCAGCAACGCCCGCATCATCACCCTCATCACCCTGGTGGTGCTCGGCGGGTTGGCCGTCTCCGGTGACTACATCACCCCCTATGGCACACCGCTGGGGCAGGTGCTGCTGGCGACCTATCTTGGCCTGTACGTGGCCATGCTGGCCTGGTTGCGCAAGATGGCCCAGGGCAGGGCGATGCCACGCTTCGTCGGGGCCAGCGTGCGCGAGCAGGTGTCATGA
- a CDS encoding type II secretion system F family protein translates to MTTLQILIAAGSLVGLGVALILFQLVPTQPDLGQALSRLSPAGARQTQARQLPAGTANGSEDVRDVLGSWAERVLPAALWGKVKAPDLAVLGISPARLYGEKILYAFLGLLAGPILSAAVMFSFSIPFYLPVIATLILAAGLWFIPTYNVRTDAADARVAFARSLGAFVDLVTLEMAAGSGPRQAMEAAATVGDSWVFRRLREELARTRWSGITPWDALRGLGEEIDMPDLHELADIMRLSGEDGAAIYPQLKARATSMRAAILSAQKSKANETSEAMTLPMTLLALIFLLILITPQFLRMVVG, encoded by the coding sequence ATGACGACCCTGCAGATCCTCATCGCCGCCGGCTCCTTGGTGGGGTTGGGCGTGGCCCTGATCCTGTTCCAGCTGGTCCCGACCCAGCCGGACCTGGGCCAGGCCCTGTCCAGGCTGTCCCCGGCCGGGGCGCGGCAAACGCAGGCCCGGCAGCTCCCGGCGGGCACGGCCAACGGCAGCGAAGACGTACGGGACGTGCTCGGGTCGTGGGCTGAAAGGGTCCTTCCGGCGGCCCTGTGGGGCAAGGTCAAGGCGCCCGACCTGGCCGTCCTGGGCATCAGCCCGGCCCGGCTGTACGGCGAAAAGATCCTGTACGCCTTCCTCGGACTTCTGGCCGGACCGATCCTGTCCGCTGCGGTCATGTTCTCGTTCAGCATCCCCTTCTACCTGCCGGTTATCGCGACCCTGATCCTGGCCGCGGGCCTGTGGTTCATCCCCACCTACAACGTGCGCACCGACGCCGCCGACGCACGGGTGGCGTTCGCCCGGTCCCTGGGCGCGTTCGTGGACCTGGTCACCTTGGAGATGGCCGCAGGTTCCGGACCCCGGCAGGCTATGGAAGCCGCGGCCACCGTCGGGGACTCCTGGGTCTTTCGCCGGCTGCGCGAGGAACTGGCCCGCACCCGCTGGTCGGGCATCACCCCCTGGGACGCGCTGCGCGGGCTTGGCGAAGAGATCGACATGCCGGACCTGCACGAGCTGGCCGACATCATGCGCCTGTCCGGTGAGGACGGCGCCGCGATCTACCCCCAGCTGAAGGCCCGGGCCACGAGCATGCGGGCCGCGATCCTGTCGGCGCAGAAGTCCAAAGCCAACGAGACCAGCGAGGCGATGACCTTGCCGATGACCTTGCTGGCCCTGATCTTCCTTCTCATCCTCATCACCCCCCAGTTCCTACGGATGGTGGTGGGCTGA
- a CDS encoding TadE/TadG family type IV pilus assembly protein, whose protein sequence is METVILLPLMFLLLLAMVQGGLWFHARAVALGAAQEGARVAAAENSSAGAGIFAATTFVADAGTGVVVNPTVTGSRSGATATITVTGAAQSLVPFLNPAVSQSASLPVERITG, encoded by the coding sequence GTGGAAACCGTGATCCTGCTGCCGCTGATGTTCTTGCTGCTGCTCGCGATGGTCCAGGGCGGGCTGTGGTTCCACGCCCGGGCCGTCGCCCTGGGTGCCGCGCAGGAAGGAGCACGGGTCGCGGCGGCAGAAAACTCCTCGGCCGGCGCCGGGATCTTCGCGGCGACCACTTTCGTGGCCGACGCAGGCACGGGGGTGGTGGTCAACCCGACAGTGACCGGTTCACGCTCGGGTGCTACCGCGACCATCACGGTCACCGGGGCGGCACAGTCCCTGGTGCCGTTCCTCAACCCCGCTGTCAGCCAGAGCGCCAGTCTCCCGGTCGAAAGGATCACGGGATGA
- a CDS encoding TadE family protein, translating into MTRTWGVNAREAGSVSIEVVILAPVLMLFILGIVFGGRYALAQQGVQTAAADAARSASIARSAGEAGDAAASAAASSLANQNLSCASQSVNIDTGAFAAPPGTPGTVSATVTCVVDMSDLAFPGIPGNQTLTSTMTSPLDTYRSRNG; encoded by the coding sequence ATGACCCGGACCTGGGGAGTCAACGCACGCGAGGCAGGGTCGGTCTCGATCGAGGTCGTCATCCTGGCCCCGGTGTTGATGCTGTTCATCCTGGGCATCGTGTTCGGCGGCCGGTACGCCCTGGCGCAGCAGGGCGTGCAGACGGCTGCCGCTGATGCGGCACGCTCTGCCTCCATCGCCCGCTCCGCAGGCGAGGCCGGCGATGCCGCTGCCAGCGCAGCCGCATCGTCCCTGGCCAACCAGAACCTGTCCTGTGCCTCCCAGTCGGTGAATATCGACACCGGCGCCTTCGCCGCCCCACCGGGGACCCCCGGGACGGTCTCGGCAACCGTCACCTGCGTGGTCGATATGTCCGACCTGGCCTTTCCGGGTATCCCGGGCAACCAGACTCTGACCTCGACGATGACCTCACCGCTGGACACCTACCGCAGCAGGAACGGGTGA
- a CDS encoding pilus assembly protein TadG-related protein, with amino-acid sequence MEATLRQVSTKAQDRGSVSVFVIVIATAFLIMTGLAVDVSGQIHAMQEARSLARQAARAGGQELNLPTGVRGRAAVADPGAAAAAAQNYLAHAGANGSASVTSPTSITVVVTTAYPTKFLSIIGVGSLSASGTADARITRSVEGVEQ; translated from the coding sequence ATGGAAGCGACCCTCCGCCAAGTCAGCACCAAGGCACAGGACCGGGGTTCGGTCAGCGTGTTCGTCATCGTCATCGCGACCGCCTTTTTGATCATGACGGGTCTGGCCGTCGACGTCTCCGGCCAGATCCACGCTATGCAGGAAGCCCGCAGCCTCGCCCGGCAGGCGGCCCGTGCCGGCGGCCAGGAGCTGAACCTGCCTACCGGGGTGCGCGGGCGGGCCGCTGTGGCTGACCCCGGCGCGGCCGCAGCCGCAGCCCAGAACTACCTCGCCCATGCCGGAGCCAACGGCTCGGCGTCAGTGACCAGCCCCACGAGCATCACCGTGGTGGTCACCACGGCCTACCCGACCAAGTTCCTCTCGATCATCGGCGTCGGCAGCCTAAGTGCCAGCGGGACCGCCGACGCCAGGATCACCCGGTCCGTAGAAGGAGTAGAGCAATGA